A segment of the Dissulfuribacter thermophilus genome:
GTTGGTTATTTCAATTCACATACACCTCTTCCCCTGGCTGAAACGGCTTCAGTCTTTGGAGAGATGCTTGTATTCAAAAAGCTCTTAGAGCGTTTTCAAGATGAAAAAGTCCGTAGAGCCCTCATATGTGAAAAGGTGGAGAGCATTTTCGCGACGGTTTTTAGACAGATTGCTATGAATAGGTTCGAGGATGCCATCCACAATGCTCGTAGGACAAAGGGAGAACTTTCGCCACAGGAATTTGGAAAATTCTGGTACGAGACCCAAAAGGCCATGTTTGGAGATTCAGTAGAGCTCACAGATGAATACAGCCATTGGTGGTCCTATATAAGCCATTTTATCCACGCTCCCGGATACGTCTATTCCTATGCCTTTGGAGAATTATTGGTCTTATCCTTAATAAGCATGTTTGAACAGGGCCAAGATGGCTTTGTTGAAAAATACATAGACCTACTCTCATCAGGTGGGAAAAGTGATCCCTACGAACTCCTTGAACCATTTAACATTGATTTGAATGATACAGCTTTTTGGAATGAAGGCCTCAAAAAGATCGACGAAATGGTAGATAGTGTAAATGTCTAATTTATTGAGGGAGGGTTCCCCCCTCCCCCCTCCACTCCCCTTTTAACACATCGACTAGTATATGTTCCGACGATGCCAAGCAAACGTGGGTATTTCATTAGTTAAATCGCCTGACAATGCAAAGTTATTGAAAGCTTACACCTCTCTCAGTTCAACCAATTTCAAGGCATGGGTCGTACACTTTGTTACACAGGCTGGTTTTAAGCCTGAATCTATCCTATCCATACAATAATCGCATTTAATAGCCTTCCCAGTATCAGGGTTGAACTGGGGAATATGCCATGGACATGCACCCTGACAGGCCATACACCCAAAACACTTTTCCTCATCTACATAGACGATGCCATCTTCCCTCTTTTTCATTGCACCAGTTGGACAGATTGGTACACAGAATGGTTCGTCACAATGATAACAGGTCTGGAACTGAAATTCCGTTTTGGGAACTCCTCTAACATTTTTTAGAGCTTTATGTTTTATCTCGCAAAGTATGGGGCCCACTGGAAGTCCTTTATTGGACTTACAGTGGAGTTCGCAACCATGACAGCCAATGCATCTTTTTGAATTCAGGTATATTGCATATCGATTCATAATTCCACCCTCCTTTTACGATTGCGTGGGCTCTTTCTCACTGTCACGAATTTTTCACAAAGACATAGGCCACCTCCAGCCACATCCATGGCTAAAAGTAGACCTTCCATGAGTTTCTGGTCGCTCATACCTGAATGATAGGCCCTTGACTGAAGTGGAACCTGTCTGCCAAAGCCATGAACTGTATAAACCGCCTCAGGATGTATAAACTCTGTCACATGGACCTTAATAACTCCTTTTTGTGTATCGGATACAACATCAACTAGGTCTCCTTCTTTGATACCCAACTTTTCAGCTGCTCTTCTATTCATCCATAAGGTATTCTCTGGCATGAGTTCATGGAGCATTGGATTATTGATAGTCATACTGTGGGAATGCACTGGAGTGCGTCCAAAGACGAGCCTGAATTTCCCCTGTGGAGGATGAAGTGGAGACTCATAAGGTTTAAAGGATGGAAGCCCGGCCTCTTCGAGCCTCTGGCTTACAAATTCAATTTTTCCAGACGGGGTCTTGAACTTTCCATGAAGGTTGTTCCTATCATACATAATGGGCTTTTCCGTCAATGAAACAAATCCCTTTTCTTCAAAGTCCTCAATTGAAAAACCAGTAGGCTCTAACTGCCACTGCCATAGATCTTCAATGGTCTCATAAGGGAAGTATTGTCCTATCCCAAGTCTATCGGCCAGGAGCTTGAAGATCTCCCATGATGCTCTTGTGTTGAACTTCGGCTCAACTGCCTGCCTCCGAACAATGAACCTTGGTTTGGCCCCCTTTTGTGTGGCAATCATGCTATCTCTTTCAAGATAGGTCGATTCAGGGAGAATCACGTCGCTAAACCAGCCAAATTCGCTGTAGTGGGTATCTATGGATACAAGGAGATCACATTTTTCTAGCGCCTCTTTTTGGGCCTGAGGATCAGGGAAACAGCTGAAAGGATCGTGCCTGTAACAAATTAGCGCCTTGATTGGATACGGATCTTCTGTAATCATCGCATCATAAAAGAGATGAAAGAGTCCTGGCCCCTTATCAAAGTGCTTGTATCGCCAGCCAACTCCATCTGCTCGTCTCTCTTCTGGTTTAGGTACCTGTGCATCAAGGCTTCTGAGGCCCTTTACTCCACAATCCCCTGGACCTTTAGAAAAAATCTGGCCACCAGTAACTTCTATGTTCCCCATTAAGACATTTAAGATATGTAGAGCCCTCGTTGCATAAAAAGAGTCCTTATATCTAGACATCATCCAGCCTGGATGAAAGATCACAGATGGACGCTGTGTGGCAATTTCAGCTACAAACTCCTTGATCTTCCCGGCCTTTACACCGCACTCCTTGGCTGCCCATTCTGCTGTATATGGTTCCACGAACTTTGCTAGTTCATCAAAGCCAACAACATTTTTTTCTATGAACTCCTTATCATATGCCCCCCTACGGATGACTTCGTTAATCATCCCAAGGGCAAGTGCATAATCTGTCCCAGGTCTCACTAAAAAAAATCTTGTGGCCTTTATCCCTGTCAGTGTCTGCCTTACATCCACATAAGTAAGGCTTCCGCCCTTCTCTAGCATATCGACTACCTGTTGGACCTCGGCGACTCGTAGGGAGCTGAGAATATTCCTTCCGAAGAGGACCAGGTGCTTAGAATTTTTTATGTCATATACAAACCCCTTTCTACCCAGGCCGTATACAGAAAGACTTGAATGATGAACATTTCTTCCACAGGCACTATCATGATTTGTGAAATTCGGTGAACCTAAGGCGTGAATAAAGGCCTTGGGAAGGTCCACAAATGGCCCTCCTCTACAACTAAGGACGACAGAGCGTGCTCCATATTGAGAAATAATCTTCTCAAGCTTTTCTCCAACATATTCTATGGCTGTCTCCCAGCTAACAGGATCCCATTTTCCTGCACCTCTGCCCCCTCGTCTAATTAGTGGGGTCTGAGGCCTTTCACAATCTCTATATAGTGAAATTCCAGCAGTTCCCTTGGCGCATAAGGAACGCCCAAGAATATGAGGATTTCCCTCTATCCACTTGATTTCTCCATCATCTACCTCCACCCGTATCGGGCAGCGGACAGAACACATGCCGCACATACTCCATACGGTCTTTGCCATAAAGCCTCCTTTAGATAATAATGTTTTAAATCCGAAATCCTTAACCGGCTAAAACTCTTTTACCTGGTTTGCCCCTTTCCTTTTCGACCCTAGCTGACTTTAGTTTTGTCAACAGGAAAATCCCTGGCAGATAGCCGAGGAAAAAGGTTAAAGCAACACTCAGACCAGGAAGTCCCAGGGGATTTGGTGGGAATTCAACTACAAACCTGACTCCATTGAGTTCTGGAATAGTGTCCAACCAATAGAGGACCAGAAATATGGGGACTAAATACGTACTTCCAAACCATGCGAATTTATTAGACAGAAAAGTATTATAAACTTCATCAATTTCCTCGTCTGTAGCTTTGGTAAGGACCTTTTGGACTTTCCAGTCCTCTATTGCTGAAATTCCCTCTTGGAGCTCTCTTTTCCTTTGAATCTTCTCCTGAAAGACCCTTTCCCGTACATCTACCTTCAAAATCACTCTAATTATCAATGAAATAATTGATGTAAGAATCCCTATCAGGAAAATGGATAATGATATGGGTATGCCCAGGCTGGAGAAGATCCCTATAGAGACCCTATAGAGTCCTTCTCCTACCATTGACATTACAGGGACAATTAAATCCAGCCATAACCAATCTAGCATGGAGATCATAGCCTCAAACATACGTGTACCTCCAGCTAACATTCTCTTATCTCACACAAATCCTGCCAAAACTTCTTATCTCATGAACCACAACAACTGGGTGTACTTCATGAAGACAATGATTAGAGCCAGGGCGAGCAGTCTCTTTAAAAAGATCTCAGGGAGCCTTTTTTGGATCTTTGGTCCAACCATTCCTCCACCGATAGCGCCAGCTGCGATGCACACTGCCATAAGCCAATCTGGCGAATATCCAAGGAGGATATATTTGGTTATTCCACCGACACTGGTTGCAAAGGTGCCTGCAAGGGCGATGGGGACAGCAAGATACATGGGATAACCCATTATCGAAGTCATAAAAGGCATGAACATGAATCCACCGCCAACACCAAATGAGGCTGCTATCATTCCCATAAGGATGCCACCAATGAGCATGGCCAGGGGACGTGCCACAAAGGTCTCTCCCCAAAATCTCATATCGAATTTAATGATGTTGAATTTATCAAATTCTACCTTTCCAAGTTCTGCTGCCTTGCCAGTCTTTTTGGCCTCTTTCACAGCCTGATTGAACTTCTGAACAATGGCCTTAAGGGCCTTCTTCTTTTCAATGGTACTGGGGAGACTTTCATGGAATAGCTTTATTCCGATGAGGAGACAGATAATTCCTAGATAAAACTTGTATGCCTTCATTGGGAGATACTTGGCAGAAAATGTAGGTCCAAGGAAGAAGGCACCAATGAGAATACCAATTGCAAAGAATATGGCTACGGGCCAGGCAAAACGGCGGTCCTTAAAATAGCTTATTAGGCCTGTTATTGGCGAGCATAAAGTAAGAAATAAGTTAGTTGGTTTTACGGTATTTGCTGCATTTATTCCTATTGGCCCCTTAGTGCCCAGAACCGTTATCTGAAATGCAGCAGTAAATAACCCGCCTGCAGCACCCATGATGACAAATAGCACACCTATCAGGAATGCTCCTAGTAAAACCACAAGCGGATTCATGTACGTATTCGCAGTCTTAAAGAAAAAGCCTGCAGGCTTGACTATGTAGGTAGCACTCTTTTCGCCATTGACCCATATGGCCATTTTAGTTCCGGGAGCGATATTCTTATAAGGAGTTATAACTACTGTAAAATCCCCGGTCTCTTTATCTAATTTAATGCTTACACCCTTGTTCCATGCCTCCTTCTGGACTGTGTAATCAGTTAGGACCATCCTGGAATTTCCACCACCTACAGGACGTTCCTTAGTGATGGTGTTGATGCCGAATTTCTTTTCGTGGGTGAACCTCAAAAAATCCCACTGTTCCTTTGAGTTAATAGGCCCCAAAAAACCTTTTACATGAGACGGTATCTCATCCCACTTTTTTATCTTATTGACCCTCACAGTGTACTTAAAAGGTGGAAAGGCAAAGAGGCCTTTCTTTTGGCCTTTTGGTACCCCCTTTGGTGTTGCAAAATAATCAGGTGTATTTGTAATGAGATAGTAAATGGGCGGAATAGCAGTATCATCAAATAATTTTGTGAGCTTTTCCCTTTCCTTGTCACCAGGGGCATCTAGCGGTCTAAAAAGCTTATCTGTACAGAGAACAAGGTAGAGATCCTGTCCGGGATCAATTTTTCCCTTTATGGTAACCTGTTGGCCAGCACCGTATTCTTTTGCATCCAGGTAGGCCGTGGGTGCTGAAAAACAATTGGAAGCAAAAAAGATTATCCCTACAAATAAAGATGCTAAAAATATGCTAACTTTAGAATTGAATTTGTATTCGTTCTTCATGCGCTAACCTCCTATACTTTTTTGTACACAGGCCACATCGCTATTTGGAAAACAGACATGACCACCATTTTCTAAAAAAAATTCAGACTCCCCCTCTTTATTGTGAGTGAGTGTATATGTGAGAGCATCTAGGAAAGTACTAAAATCCATATATTGAACAGGAATGTTGGGAGGAACAGCCTGCCCCACAGGGACAAAACTCAAAAACCCTTTTATTCCTGCTAATAGGAGTTCATTTACTGCCTCATCAAGAGATGGAACTTCTTCAATCACCATGCATAGGGCCACGTCTTTTTGAGGGATGAGCCTCCTGGCCACAGTAACAGAGTGGACAATCAGGCCTCCCCCTATATTTGTGCCTATAACTTCATCCCTGGAGTCAAAAATTGCCTCTACGAAATAGCCTCGTCTTTCAAACTGACCACTCATCACAATTGCCTTGCCTACTTTTCCTGCACCCAATAGACACAGTTTCCAAGACTGCCTAGCTCCCAAAATCATTGATAATTCTTGAAGTAATCCATCGACATCATAGCCAACTCCAGGCACTCCAAACTTCCCAAAATAGGAAAGATCCTTCCTGAGTTGCGCTGGATTGACCCTTGCCGCACAGGCAAGTTGAAC
Coding sequences within it:
- a CDS encoding 4Fe-4S dicluster domain-containing protein — protein: MNRYAIYLNSKRCIGCHGCELHCKSNKGLPVGPILCEIKHKALKNVRGVPKTEFQFQTCYHCDEPFCVPICPTGAMKKREDGIVYVDEEKCFGCMACQGACPWHIPQFNPDTGKAIKCDYCMDRIDSGLKPACVTKCTTHALKLVELREV
- a CDS encoding molybdopterin-containing oxidoreductase family protein, whose translation is MAKTVWSMCGMCSVRCPIRVEVDDGEIKWIEGNPHILGRSLCAKGTAGISLYRDCERPQTPLIRRGGRGAGKWDPVSWETAIEYVGEKLEKIISQYGARSVVLSCRGGPFVDLPKAFIHALGSPNFTNHDSACGRNVHHSSLSVYGLGRKGFVYDIKNSKHLVLFGRNILSSLRVAEVQQVVDMLEKGGSLTYVDVRQTLTGIKATRFFLVRPGTDYALALGMINEVIRRGAYDKEFIEKNVVGFDELAKFVEPYTAEWAAKECGVKAGKIKEFVAEIATQRPSVIFHPGWMMSRYKDSFYATRALHILNVLMGNIEVTGGQIFSKGPGDCGVKGLRSLDAQVPKPEERRADGVGWRYKHFDKGPGLFHLFYDAMITEDPYPIKALICYRHDPFSCFPDPQAQKEALEKCDLLVSIDTHYSEFGWFSDVILPESTYLERDSMIATQKGAKPRFIVRRQAVEPKFNTRASWEIFKLLADRLGIGQYFPYETIEDLWQWQLEPTGFSIEDFEEKGFVSLTEKPIMYDRNNLHGKFKTPSGKIEFVSQRLEEAGLPSFKPYESPLHPPQGKFRLVFGRTPVHSHSMTINNPMLHELMPENTLWMNRRAAEKLGIKEGDLVDVVSDTQKGVIKVHVTEFIHPEAVYTVHGFGRQVPLQSRAYHSGMSDQKLMEGLLLAMDVAGGGLCLCEKFVTVRKSPRNRKRRVEL
- a CDS encoding sulfite exporter TauE/SafE family protein, which encodes MKNEYKFNSKVSIFLASLFVGIIFFASNCFSAPTAYLDAKEYGAGQQVTIKGKIDPGQDLYLVLCTDKLFRPLDAPGDKEREKLTKLFDDTAIPPIYYLITNTPDYFATPKGVPKGQKKGLFAFPPFKYTVRVNKIKKWDEIPSHVKGFLGPINSKEQWDFLRFTHEKKFGINTITKERPVGGGNSRMVLTDYTVQKEAWNKGVSIKLDKETGDFTVVITPYKNIAPGTKMAIWVNGEKSATYIVKPAGFFFKTANTYMNPLVVLLGAFLIGVLFVIMGAAGGLFTAAFQITVLGTKGPIGINAANTVKPTNLFLTLCSPITGLISYFKDRRFAWPVAIFFAIGILIGAFFLGPTFSAKYLPMKAYKFYLGIICLLIGIKLFHESLPSTIEKKKALKAIVQKFNQAVKEAKKTGKAAELGKVEFDKFNIIKFDMRFWGETFVARPLAMLIGGILMGMIAASFGVGGGFMFMPFMTSIMGYPMYLAVPIALAGTFATSVGGITKYILLGYSPDWLMAVCIAAGAIGGGMVGPKIQKRLPEIFLKRLLALALIIVFMKYTQLLWFMR
- a CDS encoding redox-sensing transcriptional repressor Rex, which produces MEKVKKIPSATIFRLSVYRQHLQVLRQQGRKTISSVQLACAARVNPAQLRKDLSYFGKFGVPGVGYDVDGLLQELSMILGARQSWKLCLLGAGKVGKAIVMSGQFERRGYFVEAIFDSRDEVIGTNIGGGLIVHSVTVARRLIPQKDVALCMVIEEVPSLDEAVNELLLAGIKGFLSFVPVGQAVPPNIPVQYMDFSTFLDALTYTLTHNKEGESEFFLENGGHVCFPNSDVACVQKSIGG